In Lates calcarifer isolate ASB-BC8 linkage group LG21, TLL_Latcal_v3, whole genome shotgun sequence, a single window of DNA contains:
- the ccnp gene encoding cyclin N-terminal domain-containing protein 2 has translation MARTGFSDSKPLLDLHKKADERRAPLRTWANACGPIDRWQPVEVDESRMAPVKMEPERRWERSLSMQTSDGIIMGFHEDSRTHSADVGGCVEEPVLLYPHGLQDLHSIQALVPSLLRHEVEIALEKLGLIWDRTYAWDMFLNMMRTQTWNSFSNADLPQHFTDATRAVLVDWLIQVHEIMHFQEETLYLAIHLLNCSLRQIKVTTANLQLLGMVCLFLAAKKEECLLPEVSGLCYLMDHTYTKHQLLRMERKVLCGLKFDLSYCPPLHFLLLLASIARCSAKVVWMARYLLELSLLEGQCVVFLPVQLAGAALCLSRQVLQEPPTPEGEAAWCLASSVHFGSETALRRIMHILANAAAKAHTRETCASFVKFSSPETMHVSRHPGLKNASALLGICT, from the exons ATGGCCAGGACCGGTTTCTCCGACTCCAAGCCTCTGCTGGACTTACACAAAAAG GCGGATGAGAGGCGAGCCCCATTAAGAACTTGGGCTAATGCCTGTGGGCCTATAGATCGCTGGCAGCCTGTCGAAGTAGACGAGTCCAGGATGGCCCCTGTCAAAATGGAGCCAGAACGCAGATGG GAAAGGAGTTTATCGATGCAAACCAGTGACGGCATCATCATGGGGTTCCATGAAGACAGTCGGACACACTCAGCTG ACGTAGGTGGGTGTGTGGAGGAGCCTGTGCTCCTTTATCCTCATGGGCTGCAGGATCTTCACAGCATACAGGCACTGGTGCCCAGCTTGCTGCGCCATGAAGTAGAGATAGCACTGGAGAAACTGGGCCTCATATGGGACCGGACATACGCCTGGGACATGTTCTTGAACATGATG AGAACTCAAACATGGAACTCTTTTTCCAACGCTGACCTGCCCCAGCATTTCACAGATGCCACTCGAGCTGTCCTGGTAGACTGGCTCATTCAAGTTCAT GAAATTATGCATTTCCAGGAAGAGACCCTCTATCTGGCCATACACCTCCTTAACTGCTCCTTGCGTCAGATCAAGGTGACCACTGCCAATCTACAGCTCCTCGGCATGGTTTGCCTCTTCCTTGCTGCAAAGAAAGAAGAGTGTCTCCTCCCTGAG GTGTCTGGACTCTGCTACTTGATGGACCACACCTACACTAAGCATCAGCTGCTGCGCATGGAACGTAAAGTCCTCTGTGGGCTGAAGTTTGATTTGTCCTACTGTCCCCCtttgcattttcttcttcttcttgcctCCATTGCTCGCTGCAGTGCTAAG GTGGTGTGGATGGCTCGTTACCTGCTGGAGCTGTCTCTCCTGGAAGGCCAGTGTGTGGTGTTTCTGCCTGTGCAGCTGGCAGGAGCAGCCCTCTGTCTGTCCCGCCAAGTCCTGCAGGAGCCCCCAACACCAGAGGGGGAGGCTGCCTGGTGTCTGGCCTCCAGCGTCCATTTTGGCAG TGAGACTGCCCTTCGGAGGATTATGCACATTCTGGCCAATGCAGCAGCCAAGGCCCACACCCGAGAGACCTGTGCTAGTTTTGTTAAATTCTCCTCCCCAGAGACGATGCATGTCAGCAGACACCCAGGTCTTAAGAACGCCTCTGCTCTGCTGGGCATATGCACTTGA